CCGACGCCGGGCGCCCGGCCCGACGCCTTCAGGGGCTGATCGCCAAGCGAAGGGTCCAGCTGGTTGGACAGCATCAACCGGACGCTCTTCCGGGAGAGAACCTGCCTCCCACCGAACGCGCCATCGTCCAGCAGCATCTGCGCGAAGTTCATATAGTCGCCGGCCGTTCCGACCATCCCTGCCCCGCCATATTCAAGCTGCGGCTTCTCCAGATAACTGCCCCCATAGTGGGCTTCATCGCGAAGGTTCCGCAGGGCTGTCGTCTCCCCCTTGATGTAGAGCTGGGCCAGGCGACCGGCCTTTTCGGGCGGCACGAAGAAGTCCGTGTCCTTCATGTCTAGCGGCCCGAAGAGCCGATCCTTGAGATAGACGCGGTAGGTTTTACCGCTCACCACCTCGACGATCCGACCGAGCACGCCCATCGATTCGCCATAGTTCCAGGCTGTTCCAGGCTGGGCGGTCAGGGGGAGCCTTGCGACGCGCTTTACGTGGTGCTCGAGATCCTCCGAAAGTCGGTTGCGGATCGCAAAGACATCGGCCTTGCGATAGTCGCCGGCGACCAGACTGTTCATCACCTCGTAGGATAGACCTGACGTGTGGGTCATCAGATGACGGATGGTGATGTCGCGATCCGCTGGCACGATGCCTGACGGGGTCCTCACCTTCATGTCGCCGAACTCCGGCAGATACTTCCTGACCGGGTCATCCAGGTTTATGAGGCCGTCGTCGTAGAGCGTCATCACGGCGGCGCAGGTGAGCGGCTTGGACATGGAATAGAAGCGGAAGATCGTGTCCTTCTGAACCGCCTTCTTGCCTTCCAGATCAGCCAAGCCTTGGGACTTGAAGTAGCTTTGCTCGCCGTTCTGCGAAATATAGACGAGGGCTCCAGGGATTATCCCGTTTTCCATCTGGCGCCGCACGACGCTGGAAATTCCCTCAAGCCGCGTCTCCTCGGCCTTTGTCACCTTCGCCGCAGGCTCGGCGTTTGCGGTGCTGAGGCCTGAGGTGGCGAACAGCGCCAGGACGCCAACCGCCATGCCGCGTCCGATGATGCCCGTCCGTTGTAAGGTCACGCTCTCGCTCTCCCATATTGCTTTTTCTTGAAGACCGACAGGGCGCGCGGGAACGTGCCGGCGCGCCGCCGCCGGTCGGGTCTAGAACCGATAGGCCAGGCTCATCAGGACCTCGCGGCCCCGCGTCACGCTTGCGCCCGTGTCGCCGATCCGGCCGGCGGCGGTGCCTGTCCCACTACCGGTGAAGGTGATGGTCGAGCTGCTCGCGTAGATGAATTCGTTGGTCAGGTTTCGGGCAAGAAGGCTCAGCTCCCACTTGCGGCTGACGTCGAAGATCCGAACGCCGGCGTTGAGTTTGGTGAAAGCCCCCTGGCGGTCATAGGGCGACTGCCGCAGGTTCGTGGTGTAGCTGTCGGAATACTCGGCGTCGAAGGTGAGATCGACGTCGATGCCGTCTGTCGGCGAGAAGCTGTACAGCAGGCCGCCATAGGCGGTGATCGGCGGTGCGTTGTTGAGGCGCCGCCCCGACAGGTCTTGTTCCAGGAACGCGCCCGCCGCATTCGGCGTGCGGTTGCATCCCGCGGCGGGGGTCTGGCCGACATAGCAGCCCGAGAGGAAGTCCTCGAACTTGGCGTCGTTGTAGGCGGCGGTCGCGCGGACCGAGAGGCCCCGCACGGGCGTACGCCAGTTCCCCTCCAGCTCTAGACCCTGGATCTTGGCCGCCGCGGCGTTGAGCACCTTGAACGAGATCGTCACGGGGTCGTAGGCGCCGACCTGCAGATCCTTGTACTCGTAGCGATACGCGGTCACGCCAAACGACAGCGTCCGGCCGACCGAGCCCTTCAGCCCAGCCTCGAACCCCTCGACGTTTTCCTCGTCGAACGTGTTGGCGAACGAGCCTGCAGGAGCGCGGCCGATCGTTCCGTTCGTGAACCCAGCATCGAACCCACCCGACTTGAACCCGCGCTTGTAGGAGGCGAAGGCCATGAGATCCGGGGAGAAGTGATACGCGCCGGTCAGCTCAGGCGACACGTTGCTGAACGAGAGCTCATCCACCTTCAGGCGATCGGTGACCTCCGCGCCGCGATAGAAGAACCGCAGGTCCTTTTGCTCGTGCGAGTAACGCAGGCCGCCGGAGATCTCGAGGGTTTCAATCGGCTTCCAGATCAATTGGCCGAAGACGGAATAGGCTGTTTGGCCCTGCTTGGATCGCTCCGTACCCACCACGGCTGGCGTAGGGCCGACCAGGAAGACGGCGTCCTGGGCGCCATCGGTGTCCCGCGTTTCGTAGAAGGCTCCGATTGTGAAGTTGAGCTGCGATTCAAAGTCGGAGGCGAGGCGCAGTTCCTGAGAAAACTGCTTCATCTCGAAGGGGAGGTAGGGGACCAGCAAGGTCGCCTTCGGCCCGCCCGAGGTGTTGTGAGCATTCATCTCGTCAAACCAGTAATAGCCCGTCACCGAGGTGGCGGTCAGCGAGGGCGTGAGCTGGTAATCGGCCTGAATGGTGGCCAGGACCTGCTTGTTGTCGCGCAGGCCAAGTTGATCGGTCGTCGGAGAGCCCGGGACCAGGATCGACGCAATGGCAGGTCCGCCGCCGCGATAGATGTCGCGGTCGCCGACGCAGGGGAAGTTGGGCTGCCCGAGCGGCGCGCCGAACGGACAGGCCACCCGCTGGGAAACGGTCGCCGACCCACCGACGACGTCGGAGGCGTAGTAGGTGAGCTTGGCGTTGATCTTGAGTTGGTCGGTGGGCTCGGCGATCACCGTGCCCCGGATGAAATACTCCTCGCCGATGGGGTAGCCGTCCACGCTGGGCGGGATGATCAGCGGATCTCCGTTGGGTGGAACGGTCTTGAGGTCGAAGTAGCCGTTCAGCTTCGTGTAGCGCCCGACGAGGCGGACGCGCACCTGGTCGGAAACGGGCCCCGAGACGATGCCTTGAATGTAGGCGTCCTGCGAAACCGCCTCCAAGCCAGCACTGACCTCCAACTCCTTCTGATAGCTGGGATCGGCCGTCTTGAAGGAGATCACGCCGCCCGGGCTGTTCTTGCCAAAGAACAGCGCCTGCGGCCCGCGCAGCACCTCGATCTGGGCCATGTCGATCTGCGCGGTCTTGCGAATATTCAGCGTGCCGACCTGCATTCCGTCGACATTGATCGAGACGGCCTGGTCGCCGAGATAGTTCGTGGAGCCGCTACCGATACCCCGCAGCGCGATAGAGCCTCCGGACGAAACTGATGACTCGGACGTCTGCAGACCCGGTGTGAGCCGCGTCAGTTCGTCCACGCTATTGAGCTTGTAACGCTCGATGTCGGCCTTCGCGAACGCCGTCACGGCGACAGGAACATCCTGCAGCGCCTCGTTCCGCTTGCGCGCCGTGACGACGAGGGTCTCCACCTCCGGTCCGTTGTCGACACGCGCCGAGGCGCTGGTCGACTGCGCAAAGGCCGGCGACGCCAATATTGCGCACATGCCCGCGCCGGCAAGCCACAGCTTCTTCGAATGCATTCCTGGTTTCCCCTCAGGCCTGGTTGTCCAGGCTTTTTTTGAGCGCTTGCTGGCGGTGATGCTCAGTCGCCTGCGATTCTGACATTAGCGTATGTCGCTAAATCCGCTGATGTCAATTTTTTCAACAATTGCGTATGTCGACTTGCTAGCAGGTCCTATTTCCGGTCTTGTCAAGCGCGGCGGATGTCATGAACTGCCGCCAATCGAGCGTGACCCAGCCGCCCAAACGCCGGGCGTTACGGGCGCTTTGCGGCGACGCCCTAGGCCCAGGCGCGATAGACCGCGTCGATCAACCCCGCAGCCCGGGGATCGCCTTGCAGCGCTTCCGTCATGGCGTTCATGGTGTACGAGATGGCGATGGCGCGATCCGGATCGGCGAAGGCGAACGATCCGCCCCAACCGGAATGGCCGAAACTGTTTGGTCCGGGCCCGTAGAGCCCGTCGCTGTTCAAGAGAAAACCTGCTCCCCAGCGCGCTGGCGTTCCCATGACGAGGTCGACTCCCTCAACCTGTGTCCGGGTCGCCGCTTGGAGCGCTGTCTCGCCAAGCAGGCGGTTCGGCGAGCTGACCAGGACCGACGCATAGAGTCGGGCCAAGGACCTCGCATTGGTGAATCCATTGGCCGATGGCAGCTCTGCGGCTCGCCACGCCGCGGTATTGGGGAGCAAGGGATCCAAGGATGGATTGCCGAGCGCCGCATGCTGGGCCGGCGTCGCCGAGGCGATGGATGACGACTCCATCGCCGCCGGCGCGATCATTTCGGCGACCCGGTCCTCTCGGTCGCCAGGAAGGCCCAGGCTTAGGTCTATGCCGAGCCGGCCTTCCAGTTCATCGGCGATGAAACGCTTGAGGGACCGGCCCTCTATCCGGCGAAACAGTTCCGCCGACAGGATACCGACGCTGATCGCGTGATAGCCGCTTCCGCTGCCGGGAGGCCAGAATGGCGCCTGCGCGGCGAGACGTGCCGCGGCAGGCGCGCCGGCCAGGAGGTCTTCCAGGCCCGCCGGCTCGGAGAACCCGGATAGTCCGGCTTGGTGGGACAGGAGCATGCCGATCGTCACGGCCTCCTTTCCACGCACCCCGAACTCCGGCCAGTACTTTGACACCGGGTCTTCGTATGACAGTGCGCCGCGGTCCGCGAGCATGGCGAAACATATGGCGTTCACGCCCTTGGTCGAGGACCAGACATTGACGAGAGTGTCGGAAGTCCAGGGCTGCGTCCCGGCCTTATCCTTCGCGCCTCCCCACAGATCGACGACCTTTTGGCCCCCGACCATGACCGCGACGGCGGCGCCGACTTCGCCATGGTCCTGGAAATTGCGGGAAAACGCCTCCCGAACCGGTGCAAAGCGGGCGTCGCAATCGCCATGAATTCGAAAAATGTCTCGGATCATCACGGTTTTCCTAGAAGCGACGGAAGACTTCGACGCCATAGGTGCGTGGCGCATTGTACGTCTTGTTGATGAAGCCGAGCGACGTGCCGTCGATGCCATTGGCCGCGTGCAGCTTGTCGGCGAGGTTCCGACCCCAGAGAGCGACCTCCCAATTCGAGGCCTCCGGAGCGATCGCGAAGCGCGCATTGAACAGCCAGTATTCGTCGCTCGCAATCAGGGGATTGTTCGTGGCTTCCTTGAACGTCGATCCGGAATAGCGCGCCTCTGCGCGCAGCGAGGCGCGCAGGCCCTCCATCACCTCCCACTCGTAGCGGGCGGCCCCGTTGAAGGTCACGGTCGGCGAATTGCCGAGACGGTTCCCTGCAGGCACGAGGCCGGCCGCCGTGGAGAACTCCGACAGGCGGGTGTGAAGCAGGCCCAGTCCCGCAGTCAGGGTGAGTCCGTCCGTCACGCGCCAGGAGGCGTCGATATCGGCGCCGTAGTTCCTGGCGCTGTCGACATTGCCGACCTTCTGGATCGGGATCCCGTTGGCGGGATCGACGAAGCGGATGAAGGTCTGCGGATCCTTGTAGTCATAGTAGAAGACCGAGGCGTTCAGCGTCAGGACGTTCGACCACTGGGTTTTGGCGCCCACCTCGAAGGCCGTGAGCTGCTCGGGCTTGTAAGGGATCAGTTGGGCGTTGCTTGTCGTGTAGCCGCTGAAGAAGCCGCCACTCTTCACGCCGCGCGAAATGAGCCCATAGACCAGCGCATCCTCGGTGACGCGGTAGTTCAGCCCCAGGGTCCAGGTAAGATTCCTGTCCACGATCCTGTCGGCCAGGAAGGTCGAGTTGAGTCCGAACGCGGGCGTCGGGTTGAGTATGAACGTGCCGCCTGCGTAGTGGCGCGACTCGTCGGTGTAGCGAAGGCCAGTGACCAGATCGAGATCGGGCTTCAGATGCCAGGTCAGGTTGGTGTAGGCGGCCGCGGTCCGGGTCGTCTGATTGTAGGTGGTGCTGCCGGAGCCGTTGTTGGCCCCGAGCAGGAGCAGCGACCATTCGTCGTTGAGGTTGGAATTGTCGCCCAGGACATGGTCCCAGGACAGGAATCCGCCGGCGATCACATCAACGAGTTCAGTGCTTCGGCCCACGCGAAGCTCCTGCGTCGCCTGCCGCACGGCTTCGTTCTCGATATAGTTGAACTGCTCGCGCGGCGTCCCGTCGACATCCAGGTAATAGATCCGAGCGAAGTTGATGTAGCTGGTGATCGACGTGAGTTCGTATTCGCCCCACTGATATCTGATGGTCGAGCGCGCCTCGAACTGGTCGATGTTGTACGGAAACTGTCCCTTCCAGTCCCCACGATAGGGATCGGCATACGGATTCTGGTATCCGTAGCCGTCTGCGCACAGGCTGCTATCCACCCGTCCAGCCAGAACCGGAGCGCAGGGCACGAAGGGCTGGCCGGGCGTGAAGGCGCCGTTGTGCTGCGAAATGCCCAGTTCCGACCTCGATCTCAGGCCTTCGAGCTTTAGGTTGACGTCGAGATTCTCGGTCGGCTGCAGCGCCAGTTGAACGCGACCCAGCCAAATATCCCTGGAGCCGATGTCCCGCTCGCCCGGGCGACCGTCGGCGAGCAGCGAAGATGTCCAGAAGCCTTTGTCCTGCTGGATCGCACGGGCCGAAAGCCGAAGCTGCGCCCGATCCGAAATGGGGACGTTCAGGGCGGCCTCGGCGTCGAGCGTCTGATAGTTTCCATACGCCAGCTTGGCGAAGCCGCCGAAGGTCTTCTCCGGCCGGGCCGAGATGATGTTCACCGCACCCGCTGTGGAGTTGCGCCCGTAAAGCGTGCCTTGCGGACCCTTCAGGGTTTCGATCCGAGCGAGATCCAAGAAATTGCCGCTCATGAGGGCTGGCGAGCTGAGCGGCACCTCATCGACATAGATGCCGGCCGAAGCGCTGCTGGTGGTGCTGAAATCATCCAGGCCGATGCCACGGATCGTCACCGTCGGAAGCGCGCCTGGGACGGTCTCCTTGATATCGACGTTGCTGTTGTAGGACGCCAGGTCGAGCACCTGGGCGACCCTGGATTGGCGAATGGTGTCGGCTCCGATGGCGGTGATCGTGGCCGCCACGTCCTGCAATCTGGCCTCACGCTTCAGGGCGGTTACGATGAGCTCCTCGACGGTGCTCCCCGACGTCGACTCTTCCGCGGCCTGAACACCAGTGGCCGCGAACGCGATGACGGCGAACGCCGCCGACGAGAACCAAAGCCGACGCAGGACCGCATCCCGTCCGAATTCGCGCAGAGCCATCGTGTTTCCTCCCCAATTTTCCCGGCCATTCTCAATCGATGACCTCACTGACACCTACGTATGTGTCAGACATTCGTGACTGTCAACTTGGCAGTGAGATGGGTAGAAGTCGGTTAGGGAGCTCACACATGGTCACAGGTGGCGCACCGCCAAGGTCGTTGGGACGCGAAGCGCGCGAAGCGAGGCACACGGCGCTGCTCGATGAGGCCGCGCGTGAGTTCAATCGCATGGGGGTGGCGAGCGCCAGCTTGGTGGAGATCGCGCGGCGGGTCGGCCTGAGCCGCGGAAGCCTGTACAACTACTGCAAGGATCGCGAAGACCTCGCGTACCAGACCTATCTGCGCGCCTGCCACCTGCTCGCCCGTTCGATCCGCACGGCGGAACTCGTTTCCGGGTCAGGCCTGCATCGGGTCGAGACGTTCCTGAAGTTGACCCTTCAGTACGATCACCCTCCCCTTGCCGTGCTGAACGAGGTGTCGTTCCTGGCGGACGACTTGCAGAGGGAGGTTCGCAAGGCGCGTGCAGGCAATGTCGCCGGCCTGGGCGCGCTCATTCAGGCCGGGATCGACGATGGTTCGATTCGTCAGTGTCACGTTGGACTGGCCTGCGAGGCCATCCTCGGCGTCTTGTCGTGGGCCCCCCTGTCCCAGACCTGGACCCAGAACGCCGACGAAACCTTCGCCATCCGGATGGCCAGCGCCGTTCCGTCGATGATCCTCGACGGGCTGGCGGCGGAGGCGATCCCCGGTCCGACTGACCTGCAGCTTACGGACAAGCTCAACGAGCTGAGGACAGCGATCGAGCGGGATGATCGCCTGGAGGACCTCGCGAAGGCCGGGTCCCGGCTGTTCAACCGGCGGGGCATTGACGGCGTATCCCTCGATGATGTCGCCGCCGAGGTCGGCGCCACCAAGGGGCTGATCTACCACTACTTCGACACCAAGCCCGCGTTCGTGGCCTTCTGCTATTCCAGGGCGTTCGACCTTTTCGAGCGCATCATGACGATGGCGGAGGCTGAGGCCACAGGGCTCGAGACCGCGCGCCTCGGCACGGCGCTGAATGTCATGGCCCAGTTGGAAGACGTCCAACCCCTGTCGCTTGGGACGACCTACGAGAGTTTCAGCGCTGACCTTCGACGGCAGTTCAGCGAGCGCACCAAGGCCTTGACCCGCCGGTCGGTGGAGATCATTCGCCGCGGCATCCGGGACGGGACTGTGCGCAACGTCGACATGGAGCCCATCGCACTGGCGTCTGCAGGCGTGTTCAATCATTTGGCCCGCTGGCTGCCCTCAAACGACCGCCCGGCGAACCAGGCCACAGCCAACGAAATCAGCGCGATACTGCTGTTCGGACTAAGGAAGCGCGATCGAGGCTAGCGTCGCTTGCCCTTAACTTTTATCGCCTCGAAAGAACGTGACGCCCCATTTCGGCGGGAAGCGCCACTAGAGGTCAGCCTTGCGCCAGAAGCGGACGTCGTCCAGGGTCGAAAAGCGGACATGTGCCGGCTCGGCGTTTCTGCGGGACCGATCGGACCCACCATGCCCGCACTCGCTCAGCCTCCGCGGTGGCGTGAAAGGCAGCGTACCGACTTGAGATGTGCCGAACGATCGCCTGAGTGTTGGTCCGCTGGAATTCGCCGAGGGTAGCGGCAGAAGCGAGCGCCCTGCCCCACTAGCGGTGGCGGCGGACCGCCAATCGTCCAGTTGGGTCGTCATGCGGTCGAAGGCAGCATACCGCCTGGCTCGGCATAGCCATCGACTTGATCGCCCCAAGCGCGAGCGGCTCATTCAGCATCGTCGAAGCATACTTGCGAGAGCGTTCGGTGAAATAGGTGCGTTCGGCGGTTGGGCCCGGAAAGCGCGCCGGTTGCGCTGCGGGGCCCGCCCCAACCCTATCGCCCCCCTATGCGCCGACGGGTTGAAGGTTATCCCGAGATTGTCGCGCCCATGGGTCCCCGACACGGTGGCGCGGTCGAGGATGACGAACTTTCTGGAACTTTAGGCGTCCATCGTATCGCGATAGCGCCGCAGGGTGAGGAAGATCGCGGCGGTGAGGACCAGGACGGCGGCGGCGGCAAACTGGGCGGCTTGGTAGCCGTCGCCGGCGTCGCGGATCAGACCGTAGGCCAGCGGCGAGAGCGCCGAGCCCACCAGGCAGACCAGGTAGAAGAGCCCGTAGACCCGACCATAGACCTTGAGCCCGTAATAGCGGGCGGTAAGATAGCCGATCAGGTCGATCTCGGCGCCGATGGAAAGGCCCAGCGCCACCACGCCCGCCAGGGCCGCCGGCGCGCCCCACAGGCCCAGGGCCAGGAGGCCCAGTGCGCTGACGCCCATCATGGCCGCGGCCACGTAGGGGGCGAAGATGCGGTCCATGAGCCAGCCGGTGAGGATTCGGCCGACCAGGACCGAGACGCCGATCAGCCCGGCCAAGGCGCCGGCCTGGGCGGGGGTGAGGCCCGCATCGGTGAGGAAGGCGAGGTAGTGGAGCTGCATGCCGACCGCGGCCAGGGGCACGAGCCCGAAGACCAGGGCCAGCTTCCAGAAGGTGGCGTCCAGGGCGATCCGTCCAGGTGCGGCCGCCTTCCCGTCAAGCGGCGCGATCGGCGCGAGGTTGGGCGGCGTGCGTCTCAGGAGCAGCCAGACCACCGGCGCGGAGACCACGGCGACGGCGGCCAGGGCCATGAAGCCGGCGCGCCAACCCTGCTCGGCCACATAGGGGGCCAGGACCATGGGCAGGACCGCGCTCGACACCCCAGTGCCGATCATGGAGAGGCCGAGCGCCAGGCCGCGGGCCTGGACGAAGGTCCGGCTGATGGCCCGGGCGAAGGTGACCGTCGCCGCCCCTGCGCCCAGAAAACCCATGGCCGCGAAGGCGGCGTAGTAGAAGCCAAGCCGCGCCGGCGCCTGTGACACCGCCAGGAACACCCCGCCGAGGATCAGGATCGAGGCCGCGGCGATCTTCGCCTCGCTCATCCGGTCGGCCAGCCAGCCGACCACGGGTGCGCTGGCCGCCAGCACGCCGAACAGGATGGTGGAGGCGAGCGAGATCTCCGCCCGCGACCAGCCGACGCTGGTCTGCAGGTCGTGCATGAACAGGCTGACGGCGGCGGACGGCAGGGCGACGACCCCGACCGCCACGCCCAGGATCGCGCCGGCGAGAACGGGCCAGCCGCGGCGCAGTTCGGCCATGGCGCCGGAGCGGGCGGTCACGCCGCGTCGTCCGGTTCGCAGATCGCGCTTATGCCCGAGGCGATGAACCGCACCAGCCGCTTGCTGATCGCCTCGTAGTTCTTGGACGAACAAACCCCGTCGGTCAGCCGGTCGATGCGGCCCAGCCCCATCTCCGCGCAGCACTCGACCATACTGCCAACCATGAACTGGTAGCCGTATCCAATGTCCTCGAGCCTGGCGTGCGGCAGGGCGGCCTGCATCCAGCCGAGGAACTCCCGGGCCGTCGGCTCGCTGAGCACGCGCAGCATCTCGTCATAGGCCTTGGGGCTGTAGAGGATGCGCGCCTGCAGCAGGGCGTAGCTGCGCCAGCCCTTGGTGCCCGTCATGGCCCGTTCGAGATAGGGAATGACGATGCAGGCCACCACCGCCTCGATTGACGGGGGGCCCTCGGACTGGGTCTTGGCGGTTTCGTAGGCCTCGCGCCGGGCGGCGTAGATGACGTCCCACCGGCGGCGGATCACCTCGCCCAGCAGCTCGCCCTTGGAGCCGAAGTGGTAGTTGACGCTGCCGATGGTGTCGCCGGACTTGCCGACGATGTCGCGGGTGGAAGCCCCTTCGAATCCGTGCTCGGCGAACAGTCGCTCGGCGGCGTCCAGAATGCGTTCCCGTGTGCCTCCCTTGGGTGCGGCCATGAATCCCCCTGCCCTTTTATCCGACGCGTACAAGGCGTTGCCGAATGATGCAAGCGTTCGACTAACTCTCTGTTGACAGATAGTCGAACGAATGACTAACTCTCTCGCATGAACCGGCGCCGGACAAGCGCGCCGGCCAAATGAGGGGGAAACCATGGTCAGCTTCCAACGCCGTTTGCGGCATGTCTTGCTCACGTCGGTCTCGCTGGCCTGCGCGGCCGCCACGGCCCACGCCCAGGCCCCGGCGGTCGAGATTCAGACCGTCGAGGAACTGATCGTCACCGCCCAGAAGCGGTCGGAAAACCTACAGGACGTGCCGATCTCGATCACGGCGATCTCGGGCGACACGCTCGCGAAGTCCGGCGTCACCAACCTGGACAACCTGCAACGCCTGGCGCCAGGCCTGACCATCTCGTCGGTGGGCTCGGGCTTCGTCAGCTACACCTATCTGCGCGGCGGCGGCACCAACCAGATCGACGCCGGCTCCGACCCCTCGGTCGCCTACTTCATCGACGAAGTGTACATCGGCGGCACGGCCGGCCTGCAGTTCGACCTGTTCGACATCGACCGGGTGGAGGTACTGAAGGGCCCGCAGGGCACCCTGTTCGGCCGCAACGCCGCGGCCGGCGCCATCAGCATCGCCACCAAGCGCCCGTCGGAAACCTTCGCCGGCAACCTCAGCGCCGAGGTCGGCAACTACAACGCCGTCACCCTGCGCGGCGGGATCACCGGCCCGATCAGCGACAACCTGCTCTACCGCCTGTCGGTGGGGGTGAAGCGCCGGGACGGCTTCACCGACAACCTGGCCGGGACCGGCGAGGTGGGCGACATCAAGAGCTACGGCGCCCGGGGCCAACTGGAGTGGGTGTTCGAGGACGGCTCGTTCCTGCTGACCACCGAGGCCCTGCGCGGCCGCAACGGCATGACCAACCAGTTCCTGGCGACGACCAACAAGACCGGCCTGGTCTCGGCGGCAGCCATCGCCGCCCTGCCCCCCGGCGAGAGCTTCTACAAGCACTACTACAACGTCGCCGGCTACGAGGATCAGGACCTGGGCGCGGTCACCGGCCGCCTGGAGCTGGCCACGCCTCTGGGCGACCTGACCTCGATCACCGCCTATCGCCAGAACCTGTTCGCCCGGTTGCAGGACCAGGACGGGACCGTCGCGGCCTCGTTCCAACTGCAGTCCAAGGAGCGCAACCGCACCTTCAGCCAGGAGATCCGGCTGGCCAACGAGGTGGGCGAGAATTTCCGCTGGATCGCGGGGCTCTACTATTTCCACGGCGACAGCCGCCAGCGCTTCGACGTGACCACCGGCCCGGCCTTCCCCGTGCCCGTCGCCCAGAACGCGGTGCGCTTCGACGCCTCGGAGATCGTCACCAAGAGCTACGCCCTGTTCGGCCAGGCGACCTATGACTTCACCCCGGAGCTCAGCCTGACGGTGGGCGGCCGCTACACCAACGACCGCAAGGAGAACCAGCGGACGGTGAAGGGCCTGGGCCCGGCGTTCTCGGTGAACCCGGAGGCCAAGTGGGACTCCTTCGACCCCGCGGTGACCCTGGACTATGCGGTCACCCCGGACATCATGGCCTACGCCTCCTATCGGAGGGGCTTCAAGAGCGGCGGGTTCCAGACCCTGCTGCCGGCCACCGCGGCCATCGCCGGCGCGCCATTCCTGCCCGAGCAGGTCACCTCCTACGAGATCGGCCTGAAGACCGCCTGGTTCGAACGCCGGCTGATCGCCAACGCCGCCCTCTACCGCTCCGACATCACCGACCAGCAGATCCTGCGGATCACGGGGCCCGCCCTGCAGACCATCGACAACGCCGGCGAGACCCGCACCGACGGCCTGGACCTGTCGATCAACGCCCGTCCGATCCCCGAGCTGCGGCTGGGGGCGGACATGACCTTCCAGACCGCGCGCTTCGATGTCTACGACAACGCCGGCGCCGCCAGCTTCAA
This genomic stretch from Phenylobacterium sp. LH3H17 harbors:
- a CDS encoding TetR/AcrR family transcriptional regulator translates to MAAPKGGTRERILDAAERLFAEHGFEGASTRDIVGKSGDTIGSVNYHFGSKGELLGEVIRRRWDVIYAARREAYETAKTQSEGPPSIEAVVACIVIPYLERAMTGTKGWRSYALLQARILYSPKAYDEMLRVLSEPTAREFLGWMQAALPHARLEDIGYGYQFMVGSMVECCAEMGLGRIDRLTDGVCSSKNYEAISKRLVRFIASGISAICEPDDAA
- a CDS encoding TonB-dependent receptor, whose amino-acid sequence is MVSFQRRLRHVLLTSVSLACAAATAHAQAPAVEIQTVEELIVTAQKRSENLQDVPISITAISGDTLAKSGVTNLDNLQRLAPGLTISSVGSGFVSYTYLRGGGTNQIDAGSDPSVAYFIDEVYIGGTAGLQFDLFDIDRVEVLKGPQGTLFGRNAAAGAISIATKRPSETFAGNLSAEVGNYNAVTLRGGITGPISDNLLYRLSVGVKRRDGFTDNLAGTGEVGDIKSYGARGQLEWVFEDGSFLLTTEALRGRNGMTNQFLATTNKTGLVSAAAIAALPPGESFYKHYYNVAGYEDQDLGAVTGRLELATPLGDLTSITAYRQNLFARLQDQDGTVAASFQLQSKERNRTFSQEIRLANEVGENFRWIAGLYYFHGDSRQRFDVTTGPAFPVPVAQNAVRFDASEIVTKSYALFGQATYDFTPELSLTVGGRYTNDRKENQRTVKGLGPAFSVNPEAKWDSFDPAVTLDYAVTPDIMAYASYRRGFKSGGFQTLLPATAAIAGAPFLPEQVTSYEIGLKTAWFERRLIANAALYRSDITDQQILRITGPALQTIDNAGETRTDGLDLSINARPIPELRLGADMTFQTARFDVYDNAGAASFKGHSQLRSPDFMGAFSAEYDIELGDQGKLTLRGEYLVRSRTFFDAANTRVDGTYQPGYGLVNARATYAPGEGDWQVSVWGKNLGDEEYFRNLTPSGATSLGVPGDPLTFGVTLDVNFR
- a CDS encoding MFS transporter — its product is MTARSGAMAELRRGWPVLAGAILGVAVGVVALPSAAVSLFMHDLQTSVGWSRAEISLASTILFGVLAASAPVVGWLADRMSEAKIAAASILILGGVFLAVSQAPARLGFYYAAFAAMGFLGAGAATVTFARAISRTFVQARGLALGLSMIGTGVSSAVLPMVLAPYVAEQGWRAGFMALAAVAVVSAPVVWLLLRRTPPNLAPIAPLDGKAAAPGRIALDATFWKLALVFGLVPLAAVGMQLHYLAFLTDAGLTPAQAGALAGLIGVSVLVGRILTGWLMDRIFAPYVAAAMMGVSALGLLALGLWGAPAALAGVVALGLSIGAEIDLIGYLTARYYGLKVYGRVYGLFYLVCLVGSALSPLAYGLIRDAGDGYQAAQFAAAAVLVLTAAIFLTLRRYRDTMDA